Within Porites lutea chromosome 2, jaPorLute2.1, whole genome shotgun sequence, the genomic segment TTGgcataattttatcaaaaaattcaggaaaaattcAGGAACTATCGACATGAAATAAGTTATAATTTTAAACTGTAAGGACACCTAGAGAAACTACAGCTCATGTCCTACCTTGCTTGAATGATGCACGGACGAGAAATAATCGTTGTGTGTGTCCATCAAATAGGGTCGATTGGTTGTGGGCTGATTAAAAAAGGAAGTTCAAGTTAACAAAAGCATAATTCAGCAgcaaatttttagttatttagtgGAGATAGATATAATAGGGGTAAAAAatgatggccaagacaattattcATGGTAAACTGAAGTTTAATAGTGAAATATTATTTCCCAAAACAGATGTGCAGATAATTTATACGACCGTATAAATCAAGCGAAGATTATTTTTCGCTGGAGTTACCTCCAACGCAGACGTCTTTTACAATCCGAACTGATATTTTCGAAACAAAAACTATAGATATACGATTTTGCTTGATCAGTGGGGACATCCAGCATAGCATTTTGCGAAaggttagttatttatttataaacaaaacgaaacggctgaacaaattaaatctagcctgtacacaggcgttgttttctttttcttttcgttcttttcgagaACATCGGCGAGCGAGAACGAGCGAGGAGCGCGAGAAAGGAAACTAAAGAATTTTCTCCTTCCCCAGCCCTAAACCCTTCCGCTGGCGGTCAGcaaatcccccgcggtttttcttttttatcacgcgcgctcgatggactttgaagagaaaatagagggtctgtgaacaggctagaacAAAACGAAACATATTAAAGGTTTTTACTGCGGTATCATGCAGCCAGTGAGCATAAATTTATTGTTAAACATACCAGTTGTAGAGCGATAGATATACTTATCTTAAACAAATCATTATTTGCCAGCCTGTTTGAAGTATGGTAAAAGCGGAGTTTTTTTTGCCCTATATCTAATAATCTCATGATCGTGTTCAATACAGGAGAGCGCAAGTTAAGGACAATCCTTCGAAAACACCTTTAAGTATGAAAAAATTTGCCTCATTCAGCTCAAATTTTCCAGGGAGGGATAATGTTTGGTAAAATATTCAATTATTTGCAAGTTTTTATCGTTGTAGAATTTTTATCGCGTTTTGTTTTAGAACGTGTTATATATTATGcggaaaaaataacaagcaaaagccaatattttaaaagtattttatctTTAAAACAATACTTCCCACTGTGTGCAGATAATTTTAAGACCGTTTATCGAGCTGGAATTCGGAAGATTATTCTTTGCCGGAGTAACGTCCAAAGCAGACACCTCAGTTCACAAGCCTAACTGATATTTCGCAAAGTCTTTTTTTCCGCTTTGTCACATCCAGCAAACtgcattttgtgaaaggttgcacacaagaagaaaacaaaatgcaacTTGACAAAAAGGTTTTAATTACGGTATGATAGAGTTGCGCCTTTATTTAAGAACCGAATATTTTTAAACCTTGTCCCGACTTAACCGCTGTTTAGGACATTCATAGGACCTTTTGACCTTTTCCGTGGTGTGGTACAGAGACACCCAACGGTtgaatgttttctgtaaaaaagcGATAATTCGAAGAAGCACAGTATAATTgtctaaaaataatttctaaagctagagaaaaaaaattcctcgaTGAAAAATGTTCGATTCATCTCAATTTTCGACACTTTTAGTCCATTATTTTTTCTACGTTTTTCTGAAGTCGGTTTTTCACCTTTCCGTGACTTCCCAGGTTTGATAGTCATTCGTAAAAAAGGACTGACTACTAAAATTTTTGGCTTCGTAATACTAACGGAAAGAGATGTCGCAAAATGTtgagttttcagtaaaagattAAATAGCATCAAAGATTTTTGGAAGAGTAATAAGAAGGAGGTATTAAATTTGCGCCATACTAAGTTAAAGGAGATCTAGATCTAGAAaactgccttttgacgccttttcagtcaaatgactgcaaattttcgttaggttggttttccaAAAATCGGTTAGATATACTATAATATGTTTTATCAGCAGATGTAGAgccattttctttggaaatgctgTAAATAAACCGCCAccattatgataatgataattactattatttatACTCAGGTGAACGAGCGCTGAGTAGACgttaattagttttaaaaacattcagcGCTGAGacgaaatttaatgccctcaACTTTTAGTCAACCAATTAATCCTAATCTTCCCTCAAACGTCACTGATATTTTTTCCacaggtgaaaacaagggttttcaCTTCAGCTTTTGCGAAGGCAATTTGAAAAACTCTAAGTTAAAGGTGAGCTTCCTAATTCGTCGAATTATTTATTCATGTATCTTCATTACtgatctttgaaaaacagaCGTCAACCTTGTTTGTTCACctcctacttttcttttctaagtaATCAAGCTTTATTCAATTCAAATTCTTTCTAAAGGTAGACGAACAACAGAAGAGAACGGGTAAAAGTGTGAAGCGAAaaggagtaaaagaaaacaagtcatgCAATTATCTTCATCCGAGTGCATCACCTGGTTTGCTGTATTCCTTACCGTGTGTGTTGCTATAGTAACAGTGAACCTTCtatcaatcattctttttataaaaaaccgcagtcttcgcactcgtgccatgtacctAGTTATAAGCCTGACCATAGCTGATATGTTTGTCGGAGGATTTTCTCACCTTCAATCATTTCGACTCCTCTCATTTCTGTCATGCGACATtgtgaaaatgaacttaaaCCCCGAACTGAATGCGATAATTATCTTTCCCTTCTCCTGGTTTCCTCTGGCCTCTCTAACAAACATTGCAGTCATTTCATTAGATCGgatgcatgcaacaattcgTCCCTTCAGGCATCGCCTCATCAAAAAGTGGGTctacggggtaacaattgcTGGTGCCTGGGTTTCAGCTGCAATGGTATCAACTGCCACTTTAGTACTTGGGCCATATGGGAAGGAATGGTCGTATTATCTTTACTTCTCGCGATCATACTGTTGTTTGTGTCTATttgttatctgtgtttcttactcttccattgttgttaaatttttgtgtgGAGCGCATCCTCAGCACCATGGTGCAGCcaacagacaaagaaaactgaccgtaacattattcataatgacTATCGTATCCTTACTGATGTGCTTACCATATGCAGTTCTTACTTTTCTTTCTATTCAATCTTTGATTAGTATCATGAAATTCCTTTCGGCTTCCCAGGAATTTGTACGTTTGTACTTGTCTTTAATCATTCTATATTTGATGAACTCGCTCGTTAATCCCATCGTTTACACAATCAGAATTCCAGAGTTTAGGAAAGCTCTCCTGCTGTTATTTAAACGTCAACGAAGACAAAATGCCCGAGATATTCCTCTTCATACGCTTTGACTTTGTTTTAACAATTGGAAGCCAACTAATGATTTCTTTATCttcataaaaaataataataataataataaaataataataataataaaaaaccgTAGCTGATTGTATACTATTATCGCGGCTTTTAAAGTTCGATAAAAAGGCCGTAAATAAATGTTGtggtgcaatttttttctttggttcaaattcttttttcctttgttttaaactctgataCTCAATCGCACATAACCATACCGcaacacaaaggaaaacaaaatctaaaCCATTGATGAGTTGAACCACAGTATTTCGTCAAATACTACAACTCAATACAGAGTCGGTTAGTAGTCTCGTTTATCTTTTCGTTATGTTTAGTATGCTTCCAAAATGAAAAGATACCCTTTACATTTCCTTGTTTAGAGTTAGTCATTATGATTGTGGTCGCAAAACATGAAATATATCCATTATGTACATTAAGCGCAGAAATTGTTTAGttcttaatttgttattttacaaCGCGATATCTACTTTAATAATGCGACTTGTTTTGATTGGAAAATACCGCTGTTAGTAAAAGCAGTATTTTAAAGAGACTTCAATAAAGTTGCTATTTATATAAACAGGATTTCTTTACGTTCTTATCTGTGTCTGGAATATCACAAGGAATGGGCCGGAAAAACGTTGAAATGGGAAAAGCACACTTCAGACACTTCAGTGTCTTAAAGATGGGAAAAGTCAGAAGATTGTTAaaaaagtctctttttttttccacgacAATTTTAGGAGAGgattataagaatgttgtttttcctcgtTGTGTGGTTAAGGACATTTGTATACAGCTTGCCAGATATATAGATTCAAGACTCTTTCTGCCACTATTGTTGAACATTTCCGGGCCTTTTTTTGGAGATAATGTATAGCCAAATCTGGGAAGGGAAGtcaattgaaaaactttgaaaatcataGATGAATGAAGAGTCATCAAAACTATTTAGCCTTTCTCGAGAAATAGAAATTTGTAAACAAGTTAGAGTTTCGCTTCttcaaacagatattttacatcAGAAACCTTTCCCCTGATAAATGAGGATGGAGACATATCAAATAGTCTGGATTGAATACTGTCATCACTGGAAACTAAATCCAGTAAATCCATCTTGTCAGTTCGTGTCCTTAAACTGCGCCATGAATTCTTGGTGAAAGGTTCTTAGTCGATCAAACATTGGAGCGAACGTCTCTTCAGAAGGAAGAATAGTGATCCTACCaagaaagattaaaacatgAAACCGTTTTAAGTTATTAGTCCTTCATATGGATAGTGGGtctgaaaaatcaaaacgttttggTCCAATTTCATCACACTTTCACACGCTGACAGAACGTCGCTTTTACGGACAAGTCGCTTTTAGGACGCCTTTTCCCACGTAAGTTTAAGCTCTGGTCCATACCGTATAATTTCGGTTGTAAGCCCTTCTATTTGTAAACACCAACTTTATCCCACTTGCAGGCCCTCCACTAAGCCCTCATCACCCCGGCTATGGGCCGATCTGTGTATACCCGTAttgcgttcgtcagaacgcatcctaatttggtgttcctgtggtacaAAGGCAGAATTTTGGGGGGTTGGGGGGAAAGAGGGGTCTCAAATTTAAAGGTGCAGTCAATCTAATCAATCTAAATATATTAGACAAGCCTGTGAAAACCTTGTGACACAAGGGCTCAAATGATATCACAGAGAGGTTtttaaaatcatcaaaattCCGACCTGAagttgatggcccttgttaatTCAAATCTTATACCTATAGTAACAGTTGTTACCGCTACCTTTCATATCAAAAACATGACCAGGAATCATGTAAATTCCAGTTTTCCCCAGCGCCTGCCAACAGTAAAACTCGTCTGGTGGCATTTCCTTGGCCtaaataacaatgacaataCAATCAACTCAGTAAACTCAAAAAAAATCTACACATTACTTTTGTCCACCCAAAATCCTGACACTTCGCTCACCAAACAGACCACATACATACTTTCCTTGTGAGGGGAATATCTGTATTTCAAAGAGTCCCTCGATAAAGCCTTTACTGGGAGCTGTTACTAGATCGATACGACATATGGAATTTAGCAATGAAATATGGAAAgttgagaaagtgaaattttaacttTCGCAGGACATTATCAGCAGCCTTAATAAGGTGGGAGCATATAGCgtccttttcactttttctaaCCGAAAAACGCCTTTTATGAAAACTGACAAGGCGAGAAACGGGTTGGCATTCTTCTAATATAAGGTGCTTCAACGAGAATCTTGGTTTCTGGATCGCACGTTGTGGATTCCGCATTTTATGCTGTAGATCCCGGATGGCGGGTTCTGGATTCAGTATTCCTTGTCCTTGaaacttggattccagattccaatcgttagcgagATTTCGGGCTTCATATGTAGAGCAGGCCCCagctgttcaaaaggtggataacgctatccaccggataaatctctatccagtggatagtgcaattggtttcgcACACACCTATCCACtgaatttatccggtggatagagctatccaTCTTATGAACAATCGGGTCTGAATTCCGAATTTCAAACCCCTGAACTGATTCCGGATCagtctgcaagaaaaaaattccccgGTTCTGGAATTACCGTACACCTAGGATATCCATTACTGACAGTATTCTGCAGTGTGGCACTAGAAATGAAGGCCGGAAACAGGACATGATACCTTGGCTGCCTCGATAGCtttctttggaagtgttatccTCGGAAACGCATACATTGCACCTGCCACCTCGTTACACTTAACATTTTCCATTGAGTTAAGAACCTCCGTTGTCATCTTTGCCTGTAAGAATCCTTGATGGCATGTTACTTCCTGTTCAacgagttaaagaaaaaaaaaatgcattagGGGTAGATATGAAAAGATTGGAGATTCCCTTTTATAATTTCCCTTGTGCGTCGCACTTGAAGATCATTTTCTATGCATTTAAGAGGACTGCCAAATATTTCGGGAATAAATCggatttttttagttttggagGCAATGTCAGAAATGTTTgggaaacaaaaaatacaatataatacatTACAATTTAATAAAATGCAAAGCAAAGCAATGCGATGCAATACAATGCAATATAAAGCAATTAATACAATGCTATAACCTTTATTCAACGCGTTCAAATGTGCTTAGCTAAATAGCTACTTTACAGACATGCCACGAAAACCACTGAAGAAGAGAACGAAGAATTTTGATATCAACTTCTCATCCAGTTATAGCTTAACCCAGGCTCTTAGCTACCCCAGCTTGCTTAAAACAAGACTCTTAATTTGCTGAAAAAGGCGCTGTCGAAGAGTACTATTtgttagtaaccatggcaaGCTTAACTTGCTTAAGATTCTAATCGCACGTTTCGCTCGGCAAAAGAATCAATGAAAACACGAGGAGATTTTAAAAGCTGAAAACCTTCTCTGGATGTCAGAGCGCGGATTCCGGTTTTGGTCAAATCCGGTGGCTTTTATCGCCACCCGTGGGTTCGTCCTTCGGCGCAGGATCCAACACCGAAACTTTATTTGTTAAAATGGCTATACCGTGGCACGCATAAGAGGTATTAATTGACAAAGTATTGTATTGTCCGAGGCTTTTTTCTGCATCAAGAAGAAGGTTTTTGaagtaatggtccagataagaaggaaaggACCAAAACGCAGTGAACGCGTCGGTatgcaaaaaggtgctaactttactattgtctctaccatggttctgattggtttaaacatcaaattttacgaaatctttgcaaagcagcatgtatattaatccctttttttctatccaacttccttataacaaaatctcGTCTGAGTCTAAGTAACATAGAAATCGTATGTGCGGATCGTGTAAAATTGTGAACATTTCTTCGCCATTGTTTGCAACTCTTGTGACTGGTCGAAATGTTTTAACACAAGAATACACCCTTTAAAAGTGGAGTTCAATACATTTTCTTTCGTAAACTGCCTTTTTGTAGAGTTATGCATTCTCTgcgtaaaaatgaaaacatttctatGCTAGGAAAGCGTATTGCGCCACAACAAGACAAATTGCTTCCCTttttacccggatcattacttaaattgTTACAATTCAGATAAAACCTGAAACATGTTACAACAGTAGCGGCTTATGAGACATGCTTAAAAATAGAAGCACAAAACaggaaaggtctaattattccAATGGTTCCAATGGGATTCATGCAAAATagtgtaataaaaaaaactaaaagaaatgcaTGTTGGCGCGCAAATAATAGCGGTGCCCTGGCGAGCACGGGAACGCATTCACTCGCCGCCAGTCCCTACGCAGGTCAAAGATCTGTAGTAAATTGCGTTCCTGTACTATCTTGCAGTTCTGTTTTACTTGGCaaactttaataaaaaaaattcaggaaaagtGTTTTAACGGGACTATTGACATGAAATAAGATATACTGATTTGAAACTGTGGGGACATCTAGAGAAACTACTGAAACAGCTCGTGTCctattggtcacgtgaccaatgcttcctttaaacaatgagttggaattttgctgatgccaaaaattaacagagcacataaaaattagcttacacccgaaatttgagaagaaacgcatttaagggagatattttatggcactttgatacttcaacaaagcagtatgatttgtattggccgccatggccgccatgttggagggcctACTTTTGccctccaatatggcggccaaaactactttttgcttatatcttgttaaacgtttgatagttacgctcagatgtgctgtaaacgttaccacatcattttttcaacatcctccttgaagtttaagtgcaaagcttgtgttcagaaagaagtaattcataattttagaaatcacattttggtcacgtgaccagctaggaacttactcattttaagaaaatggtgcgggtttgaaaaaccaaatcactattattctgtttaagatatgacccactaatcgtttttcgaggcaaaatcatataactttcattttcatgaaaactatgtcacatgacctcttagtgcaaatggcctattgaatgATGACCGAAGGCGAAATAATCGTTGTGTGTGTCCATCAAATAGGGTCGATTGGCTGTGGGCTTATATTTAAAAAAGGAGTTTCAAGTTTACAAAAAAGCCTAATTCAGCAgcaaatttttagttatttagtgGGGGTAGATACATTTAGGGGTAAAAAatgatggccaagacaattattcATGGTAATTACTGAAGCTTTAATAGTGAAATATTATTTCCCAAAACAGATCTCCAGATAATTTATAAGAACGTAAAAATCAAGGGAAGATTATTTTTCGCTAGAGTAACCTCCAACGCAGACGTCTTTTACAAGCCGAACtgatattttccaaacaaaaactaTAGAACTGATATTTTTTGCTTGCAGTGGGGACATCCAGCACAGCATTTTGCGAAAGGTTAGTTatttaaacaaaacgaaacggcTGAACAaaactagcctgtacacagactttgttttatttttcttttcgttctttttgaaaacatcggcgagcgagaacgagcgcgaagcgctagaaacaaaaatagaaTTTTCTCCttccccacccccaaccccttCCGCTGGCGGTCACTAAATCCccagcggttttttttttttatgacgcgcgctcgacggactttgaagagaaaatagagggtctgtgaacagggtaaaacgaaacgaaacataTTAAAGGTTTTCGGAGTTGATTTTACTCgaacttttttgttgttgtttttaacctgttgccaggttttttattgttattattatagatttttttacaacagttgcaaaaacaacaacaacaacaacaacaacaaaatgaaataaagaaagaatggagaaa encodes:
- the LOC140925224 gene encoding alanine aminotransferase 2-like, producing MTTEVLNSMENVKCNEVAGAMYAFPRITLPKKAIEAAKAKEMPPDEFYCWQALGKTGIYMIPGHVFDMKGSGNNCYYRITILPSEETFAPMFDRLRTFHQEFMAQFKDTN